Part of the Girardinichthys multiradiatus isolate DD_20200921_A chromosome 14, DD_fGirMul_XY1, whole genome shotgun sequence genome is shown below.
GCATGGTACACTTTGCAAACATTATAAGtatatcaatatatatatatatatatatatatatatatatatatatgcaaatgTAGCTAAACACTCCAATAAAGCTATGAATGGTACACTAAATGTCAGTAAACATATAATATCTTTCAGTGTGCGCAATGGGCACATTTATTTACACAAAGACAAATAGACTTGCATTGCACACACTTACTAAATTGGCACACTGTCCTAAAGAAGTTactacaaaataataataatcaatttaCACAAACAATAGTCTATAAATGGTAAAAAGTAGATACTATGGAGCTTCAACCCTCCATAAATACAACCCGGAAATGCACAGGtctaatgttaaattttttcaAGTGGTCGTCTTGCAACCAGGGAGGAACATTTTCTTACACATTTTGGTTGTTAAATATTTCTTTCTGCTCCGTATCTTCACTCACATGTTTATCTCCAAAACTTTCTGCTcggtctgtgtgtgtgggagggAGGGGACAAAGAGCTTTTCGATTTTGTAAGTAAATATAAGTTTTAAAATCAACAGTTAATGAGCTATATAAatagattaaataaaacaacaataataatatacGATGgctaaataataatgataaagaaaaaacccttagaaactgaaaaaatgttaTTGTTCGAGAAAGAAGAAGTTCTCCACAAACATTCCTCTTCCATCCTTTCTAGGTGTCTTAAAGTCAGCATTAAGTGTTCAGCTGTGAATTATAGTGATGAAGCAGCTTTCCTGATAGCCTAGTTGAGGGTTGTTGCACACATGGAGACTGTAACTATGTAAACAGCAtcattaacttaaaataaataaaggataaTGGTTGCCTGACCTTGTGTTAGTAAGAAGTGGTGCTGCAGGTACAAAGGTCGCTTTAAAGGATGTTCAGTGTTTAGTGACAGATGTAGCTGTACAACTGCTGTTGGTTTAGTTTATAAGCTTCCTTTATGTAGTTGCTCTTCTAACTATATCTgctgtttgtttccttttagTGACAATAATGATCTTTTTTAGTTGGAGATGTCTTAGTTTTCTAAAACTGACGAACTGATGTCAATATTAGGGGAAATGATTATTAAACCTGGATCTACATCTTAAACACAAACCTCGGGAATAAAATTGCTGATGTTTATTGCCCACCCAACCCTGTAGATATCACTGGAAAGTAGAGGAGATAAAAGTCTGACTGAAAGAATCACATGTTCAGAATAAAGTTCAAACTAATTAAACCTCTAAGACAGGGAAACTCACACAGTTGTTACTGAGAGGTAAAATGGCTCAGAGAGGAATTCAGCTGGAGAAAGTCTCTTGTTCCATCTGTTTGGATCTACTGAAGGATCCAGTGACTATTCCCTGTGGACACAGCTACTGCAGGAACGGTATTAAGACCCACTGGGATGTAGAGGACAAGATGAGAATCCCCAGGTGCCCTCAGTGCAGGAAAACCTTCATTAGAAAGCCTGTCCTGGAGAAGAACATCCTCTTAGCAGAGTTAGTGGAGGATCTGAAGAAGACTGGACTCCAAGCTGCTCCAGCTGATCACTGCTATGCTGGACCTGAAGATGTGGCCTGTGATGTCTGCACTGGGAGGAAGATGAAAGCTGTCAAGTCCTGTCTGGTTTGTTTGACTTCTTACTGTGAGAATCACCTCCAACCTCACTATGATGTCACTGGATTAAAGAAACACAAGCTGGTGGAGCCCTCTAAAGAGctacaacagaacatctgcactCCAACCTCACTATGATGCTCCACCATTAAAAAAGCACAAGCTGATTGATTCATCTCATCCAGAAAAGAAgctctgatgtgaagcagcagatcagaTCCCAGCAGGAAACTGAAGTGAGTCGAGTCAAAGATCTtcaggagaagctggagcagAAGATCACTGAGCTGAAGAAGAAAGATGCTGAGCTGAAGCAGCTCTCAAACACAGAGGATCACAACCAGTTTCTCCACAACTACCCCTCACTGTCAGCACTCAGTGAGTctacacactcatccagcatcaatattcgtcctctgagatactttgaggatgtgacagcagctgtgtcagagctcagagataaactacaggacatcctgagagacacatggacaaacatctcactgagaGTCACTGAAGGGGAGGTTTTACTGTCAGAACCAAAGACTAGGCCTGGTTTCTTAAAACACTCACAAGAAATTGCTTTAgatccaaacacagcaaacaggaagCTGTTATTATCTGAGGGGaacagaaaagtaacaagaGTGGATGAAGAACAGACTCGCCCTGATCATCCAGACAGATTAACTTGTTGGTTTCAGGTTCTGAGTAGAGAGAGTCTGACTGGATGTTGTTACTGGGAGGTGCAGTGGAGAGGAAGAGAAGTTGATGTAGTAGTTTCATACAAGAATATCAGCAGAGCAGGAAGATCAGATGAATCTTTATTTGGAGCCAATAACAAATGTTGGGTTTTATATTGTAACACAGACAGTTACAGGTTTTATCACAACAACAATCTAACTCCAGTATCAGGTCCAGTTTCCTCCAGAATAGGAGTGTATCTGGATCACAGAGCAGGTATTCTGTCTTTCTACAGCGTCTCTGAAACCatgactctcctccacagagtccagaccacatTCACTCAGCCTCTACATGCTGGAATTGGGATTTGTAATGTTTATGAATCCTCTGCTGAGTTCATTAAACTGAAATAATCAGAACTGTTCTGAGGTCCAGTTggttaaaatgtgtattttagttCCAGTTTCTTTAGTCTCCATCATTGTTGCTGAGAGCTCATTGTTGTGTCATTT
Proteins encoded:
- the LOC124881038 gene encoding tripartite motif-containing protein 16-like — its product is MAQRGIQLEKVSCSICLDLLKDPVTIPCGHSYCRNGIKTHWDVEDKMRIPRCPQCRKTFIRKPVLEKNILLAELVEDLKKTGLQAAPADHCYAGPEDVACDVCTGRKMKAVKSCLVCLTSYCENHLQPHYDVTGLKKHKLVEPSKELQQNICTPTSLIQKRSSDVKQQIRSQQETEVSRVKDLQEKLEQKITELKKKDAELKQLSNTEDHNQFLHNYPSLSALSESTHSSSINIRPLRYFEDVTAAVSELRDKLQDILRDTWTNISLRVTEGEVLLSEPKTRPGFLKHSQEIALDPNTANRKLLLSEGNRKVTRVDEEQTRPDHPDRLTCWFQVLSRESLTGCCYWEVQWRGREVDVVVSYKNISRAGRSDESLFGANNKCWVLYCNTDSYRFYHNNNLTPVSGPVSSRIGVYLDHRAGILSFYSVSETMTLLHRVQTTFTQPLHAGIGICNVYESSAEFIKLK